Within Lolium rigidum isolate FL_2022 chromosome 5, APGP_CSIRO_Lrig_0.1, whole genome shotgun sequence, the genomic segment CATCGTACTCCGTCGGCCCAAAAAGCCCATCCGGCGCCCTCCTCCTTCAGGAACCGAAACCCTGGAATAAaccctcgcctccgcctcctcctccccaccgCCGGAAAAACCACTTCTTTGCCTCCCTCGCTCTCTCTCTCCGACATGGACCCCGACTTCCGGTTCGACCCGGACGGTTccgacgacgaggcggcggcggcggcggcctccgcgcGGCGCAAGCCAGCGCAGTCTCCGTGGGAGTTCTCCACGTACGCGCAGTCCGTGGCGGCGGAGCACGCCAGCCGCCGCACCACCTCCATCGACGAGAAGATCTCCCAGGCCCTCAGGGGACGACGCAACCCCTCTATGCCTGACGGAtcagaggacgacgaggaggaggatgctgcTGCTGATGACGATGATAGCGACGATGAGGCGGTGAAGGGGGAGAgcggggacgaggaggacgagctagaggacagcgacgacgacgaagagagcgaggagggggaggaggtggACGAGGATGAAAGCGGGGAGGAGGATGGCGAAGTGAATGTTGATCCTGagcaaggagaagaggaggaggaagaagaagaggctgCACAGGAGGTGAGCTTCCTTGCCATTTTACTTCCCCCTTCTTTTCTGTTTAGTCTAGCTGCCAATTCGCTTTTACTTCGTCTTCAATTCGTTAGGAGGGCAAACCATCAGGGTAGTTTGGTTAGTTTAAAATACCCTTGCATTAGATACGAAGTTACAACATGCTTATTCCTTGCAATTACAGGATGATGATACACCCGAACAGAGCGGCACTCCGGATCCTTCCAAGTTTTTCGCGTCGTCGGAAGGAGCGTCCTTCAGCGCAAATTCCTTTCTTGAGCTCAACCTATCACGTCCACTCATTCGAGCTTGTGAAGCACTTGGCTACCAGAAACCAACACCTATTCAGGTTTGCGCCTGCAACTCTTCTCTAGGCTGTGAGCAACATGATATGAAAACAATGCCACCCTCGTCTACCAGATATGTCAACACTTTTTTCTTCTCCAAAAATGGCTTGTGGGGCCATCCTAAAATGTCTAAGTCCGCTGATAATGAATTTGCGATAAATCTGGAAATATGCTTATTATCTGTGATAGTATTTTGCAATTAAAGTTTTGCCGTCGTATGATTTAAACTGTAATTACTCAAAAAGAATGAATCATGGCCACTTTTGCTGCAGACATTAGGTTAGATCATAATAACTGATTTAGCAGTCATTTGGAGCATCCTATGGTGAATTATTGaagacctttacaatatatatggAGTATATAGTATAACGTACCTATTCTCAATGCTGTCTTGATGGATATAACTATCTCATATCATATGCTTGAATACATTAATTGATTCTCAAGTTTTCTTGGCTTTTTACATGGCTCGCTACTTTCTTTTAAAACTATCATTAGTTAACAAAATGCATTAATTTAAGGCATAACCGCAGACTGCGCCCAAAGTTGTCAAGCCTTTGTATATTTGGTAGAATTTGACAAACCTCTCTATATTTGCACCGAAGGTGATTGTGAACTTGAATTGGATTTTTTTCTTGCAAATCCATTGAACACTCGAAGCAGCACAGCGAAAGGCCATAATACCTCCTTCCCACATTTCTTGTGAACAACTACATCAGTTGATCAATAAACATATTTTGTTACTACCTGAGTTTTTCATTATCATTACTTAATTTGTTTCTTGATTTCCTTTTTGCTAAATACTCTGCGTATTCCAGGCTGCATGCATACCTTTAGCATTAACAGGGCGGGATATATGTGGCAGCGCTATAACGGGGTCAGGGAAGGTATCTCTAATGAACACAGAACCACCTGCATGAAGCATTTCGAAGTTTCAAGTATTAATATTAATTTATCTCTTTAAATTAGACAGCTGCTTTCTCTCTGCCTGTGCTGGAGCGTCTACTTTTCCGGCCAAAGCGTATACCTGCTATTAGGGTGCTTATTCTTACTCCAACTAGAGAGTTGGCTGCTCAGTAAGTTTCTTATATTCATTGTTTCTATTATCATCTTTCATGTTAGCTCAAGAATTATTTATGCTCCAATATGTTTTTTCCTACGTAAGGCCCAGCCCATTTGCCTCTTTTGTCTAATAGTTATTTCGTTGCACTTCTGGTTTACTGGTTAATTATCGATGTTCCGGTGATATGCTTTAATCTGCACTTTGGAGATGATATCACTTGGTGTAACACATTGTTTTTATGATTTGAGACTGTTGGGCTGTTAGCAAGTATCTGTATCTTGACATTGTCTTAAGGAGCTTTTGTAACGCGCATTTGAAGGCTGAAGTTTGTTTTGTTCCAACATGGGTGTCAGAATCGACTCGATTACGCTGCTGATTAGGCAATAAGTCAGAAAATCTGCTTCATGGATTCGTCCAATATGTAGTTTTCCTTTTGTATTGCATCAATATGTATATTTTTTAAGAGTAAAGAATGCAAATATTCTGAGAAATATACAGAATTATTCGTAAAATTTATTGAAACCTGCAACATACAGTATTATTTAGCACTATGGACCCATGATATATCTTAATGCACAAAGACCCCACTTGTTGCTCTGAAATCAAGTGTACACGTGAAGGCTGTGTCCTCTACTCCTTGCTTCTCAAAAGAAGCAAAAGATAAGCAATAAATTACACAAACAAGGTATTTCTTGGTTATGCTTCCATGGAAGGAAAGCACATTCCTCATTCCAAGACCAGGAGGGACCTCTCTCACCACCTCCCTAATGGTCTAAGTCATATAGATCTTATTTCTTTTGTATAAGTTCCCCTTCATCCTCAGTGTCTGGACCACAAAGCGATGAGCTGTCAATGTTATTGCACCAATTTTCCAAGATTTTCTGTAATACTGGCTGAAATAGGTGCTATGCCAGTTTCTCAGACTCTCAGTAGTTCAGTATAGAAGGTTCCACCTGTTATAGGCTTATAGGTTCATAGCACATGAGCTTAATCCCGTAATGTATCACAAGCTTCATCATCATTAttacagcattttctgtttcaacGCTATTTTTTTACTTACTACTTATACTCCAATAAATGCAGGGTCCACAGTATGATTGAAAAATTAGCCCAGTTTACCGATATCAGGTGCTGTCTCATAGTTGGTGGACTTCCAACGAAGGTATTCCGTTgcgtctttttattttgttgttcaACCTTGCCTAGAGTTATGCCTGCACCTTTCCGGTGCAGTAAATATTTCTCTGCAGAACACACAATCTTTCGTCCATGAATTAGAAGACACTGCATGTTCTAATCCTTTTGTAGTCATGTCTGCATATGGAGCTGGCCTGTTTTCAAGGCGTTCAATTCTTATCCATTTGTCATACATTTGTTAAAAGAGTGTGTTATTTCTATCATGTGTGTGCGAATGAAAATCTGACATACTAGGGTAATAGACTGCTTCGAAAGAGACAAAAATAACCGGAAATTTTGTTTATTGCAGTTGCCTTCTTTTTTGCTATAGTACTATTAATTTTACATGAAACTGACAGATTGAATGCCATGTGTCCAGCCAGCCTTTTCCATCACTGTATCAACTGTACTGTGACCTTTGATCTTTGGTATTTATATAAGTTGCCATTGTTGAATTTGCAATGGTAGTCACTAATATTTATGATTGTTTATTCTGTATAGTTTCTTGCTTGAATGCTGTTCGTTATTCTCGTGTTAATATCATGTTGATGGTATGGTATGTACTTACACAGGTACAAGAGGTAGCTTTAAGGTCAAATCCTGACATTGTTGTTGCCACTCCTGGTCGCATAATAGATCATCTACGCAATTCCCTTTCTGTTGGCCTTGAAGATCTTGCAATTTTGATCCTTGATGAAGCTGACCGTTTGCTGGAACTGGGTTTCAGTGTTGAAATTAATGAACTGGTAACCGCCAAAAACTGCTAATTTCTTGCTTTCTTGTCATTGTGTAGTTTTTTATTTGGTCTGTGTAATTGTTTTACCATTGGAGTCTGACTGGCAGAGCAATTGAATTGAGTTATTCTCAAGCAATTATAATATTTATTCGTTGATCATCTTACTTTAGACAATTGGAGTTTGGAGATTTTATAGCTGTGTTAAAAATCTGAATCCCCCCCACCCCCATTGtgatgtgtgggggggggggggcgatggGTGGCGGAGACTGGATATGAAGTTCTGCTGTTACTCAGAAAATTTACAACATTTCCAATGGGCTCGTCCTTAATGTGCTTCTGTTTGCTGATAAGCGCAGATTCGCATGTGTCCTAAAAGAAGGCAGACAATGCTCTTTTCTGCTACAATGACAGAGCAAATTGATGAACTTGTGAAACTTTCACTAAACAAACCAATTCGTCTTGAAGCCGATCCATCGCTGAAACGCCCTGCAACATTGACCGAAGAGTATGCTCTTTCTCATCCTTTCGTGTTTAGTACTTTCTAACGGCTGTCTTGTGATTAACTGTGTTTCTGTTATACAGATCTATATATAATTTATTCTTTATCATTATTCTTCATTTTTTACAGGGTAGTTAGAATAAGACGATCACGTGAAGCAAATCAAGAAGCTGTTCTGCTTGCTCTCTGTTTGAAGACCTTCAAGGAAAGAGTAATCATTTTTAGGTTCGTGTTCTGAGACATGTCCGACTTTTTAGTTTCTGCCTATTCTGTAGCATCATCTTCTCGAGCAGTACAGTAAAGATAGCTGGCTTTACTCCTTATTCTGCTATCCAAGGCATGTTCAAGATGAACTACTGCTTTCTACTGGATCAATACCATATCTATTTTAACTTGTTCATGCTGCATCCCACCTTGTAGTGGGACAAAGCATTCTGCTCACAGGTTAAAAATAATGTTTGGTCTATCTGGGATGAAAGCTGCTGAACTTCATGGCAACCTTACACAGGCTCAGCGGCTTGAGGTGATTTTATTTGTTAGAACCTTTAATGTCTACCATGTTGAACTCTTTGTTTCTTTAGCATCTTTATTTTCTTCACTTTCATTGTATGGCGATGTTATCTCTTgtgttttgaattcatattttccaGCATGTCCACCGAGTAAAAGGTGCTTATAGCATTGTTATAATTTATAGCTTGACAGATTGTGTATGAAATCTGTTCTGGATTAAATGGCATGTTACTTACTAGACTCTTAGGATTTAGCTTAGTCACTTGATGTAGACATCCCACCTTCCTTTTCACCTTCCTAAACAATCTAACTGTGGCATGCACCCAAATTCCATAATTTTGATTAGTCCTAGGACCTTTTTCTTTCTGGCTAGGTGCTAGGGGCTGGGTTCCCTACCCATGACACTATGAAATTTTCATCTTGGCTTGCCTGAGCATTTTGGGATTATTTCACTCATTTTTACATCTATTTTCTTGCTctaattatttttctattttcattCCAACTATTCTTGCTGTCGCATGCACTCCATCTCCATTTTGGGATTATTTCACTTGAACTAACTGTATTTTAGTTTGGCAACTTGTGGCATGGGGGAAGAATTAATCTTCTATTTTCTTGCTTGATTTCATAAGCTGTACAATAGTCTCAGGACAACTTACTGGATCTGGACTTGAATCTCGATCCTACCATATTTGGATTTTTCCTAATTTAAAGGATAAACTAGTTATGAGGATCCTCTCCTAAGTTGTTGATGTGTGGGGCCATGTGCTATACACGTACGTAACACAAATCTAAGCTCGAAATTCTCAAAATTAAAATTGAAAGATGTAGACATGTGCCAAATTCCTTAGTTTTGAAATTTTCGTTCGATGCAAGGTATCACGTCTCCTCActagttaatttttttttttgtatttatgTAGGCATTAGAACAATTCAAAAAACAAGAGGCGGATATCCTGATTGCAACTGATATTGCAGCTCGTGTAAGTGACTTTTAATTTCTATCCTCTCTTTCAGATCTTCAATATTATTTTACACAATTCATTTCTTACTTCCCTGTTTTCTTTCGTCCAGAAATTGAAATGggcatgtaaaaaagaaaaatactTCCTCCGTCCAGAAATAGGTGACTCGGATTGTTtagatacatgcgaatctagacaaatctgagTCACTTATttcaggatggagggagtacttctgTTGATTTTTGAGTGTTTTGttgattttgttttttttacttGTAGGGTATTGATATTGTTGGTGTTCGAACAGTAATAAATTTTGCCTGCCCACGTGACGTCACAACGTAAGTGCAAATACGTGAAGACAGTTACACCATTGTGGTAATTTGGTATTGCTGCTATTTAGGTTATATTCATGCATCAGTGCTGCAGCCCATGTTCGCAATGAGTATTGTTCCTTTCGAGTTGATATCTATACTTGGGGCTCTGTGCTTCATTAATTGCTCACAAATTCTACATCTGGTTTTGGTGTTAGAACTATGCTGGATGAAGTTGTTGTTCATTGACAATATACATATTTAACTGCCTTTAGTCCGGATCCTTTATGCATGTATTTGTGGTCTGTTTATTGGCCTCCACGTGAATTAGCCTAGAGCCTGTATTGTTTCTTTAACCAGGTTTTGGAAATTTCTTGTTCTACGTGGTTTAGTTATCAATGTGTACTAGTTACAGTTATTCTTGGTATAAATTCAACTAAATTCTTGTGATGCAGTTTCCGGAGGAATTGGATGTACTATACAACAGAAAAGTTCCGCTCAATATCTTATAATCCTCTTTTTCACCTGGTGTTCCAAGAGAGATAACAACATTATCTGTTATCTTTTTGTACCATGTACCCTTTAAACCTCGCCAGCTCCCGCAGACAGCCTTGCCATGATCTACCTTGAAAGGCTCTTGTTTTCCATTTTGTGTACCTATAAAATTGCTTGACTGCACAGGAGAGCCCAAAACTTTTATTTAACGACAGACCGCACATTGTCAATTTTAATGACATTCTTTGTTTTATGTATTcatatgttaggaacaaaacttggTTATGTTCGTTTTTCATAAATGTATGTTGTTTTATGCTGTTACAGTTATCTTCATCGTGTTGGTCGTACCGCTCGAGCAGGCAGGGAGGGCTATGCCGTGACATTTGTTACCGATGATGATAGATCCCTCTTGAAAGCTATCGTAAGTATTTTTATATTTCATTATCTGCAACCTTATTTATGGTATAGTTGGTCATAGATGTGTTCACGAAAGTGTTTTAGTTCTATTTGTTATCTGCAGCTTGTATTCCAGTCTAATCTGTCGATTCTAAAGGAGATCTGGTGATCAATTTTGGTACCAGGGTATCAAATGGGGATAATTACTTATCGCGGctatgatcatttccatgatGTCAAAACTATTAACTTTTTTGATAATAATGTTGGAATATATACCTTGTATCTACATAGGAGCCAGGCCAATGACCATGAGTGACATGTTTGATTAGTTTGCATTCTGCCTTTCGCAGTTTCAGCCTTGAAGTTCTTAATTGAATACTCAAATCACAGATATGTTAATGTATGAAATGATTGTGACCAGTATCTGTGAATTATATTTCAGGCAAAGAAAGCTGGTTCACAGCTAAAAAGCCGCATTGTTGCAGAGAAACCTGTGGCTGACTGTGCAAAATTAATCGAGCAACTGGAACATCAAATTTCTAACATAATTCTAGAAGAAAGGTCAGTTTCATGGTTTGTATGGTACGCCTTTTCCTGAACAGTTATTAATAGTTTATTTTACTGTCTCATCTTAGGGAGGAAATGGCATTACGGAAAGCTGAAATGGAAGCAACAAAGGTTATATCTTCTTGAAATTTTGATTTTCACTAAGTTAAAGATTACTCTTTATTTCTTTAGATCAGAATGAGTTATATTGTTAGAgtaacgggcccaggcccatgatgTACTCTAACATATATGTATGTCTATATATTTATACCTGATTTTTTCTGCCATTGTGTAACTATCAGGCAGAAAATATGATAGCTCACAAGGATGAGATATACTCACGCCCAAAGAGAACCTGGTTTGCTactgaaaaggaaaagaagacTTTGGCAAAGGCTGCTAAAGTAGGTTCATCTTATTCTTTTATGAATGATATCTTTATCTGATGCCAGTTGCACCTAAAAATCTTTTGCTTTCTGTGTTAGATTAGAAATATACcactggaccaatgcttctttttTACATTTCACATTGTTCTGCTTTGTGTTCTTTCATTTCCCCGTGCTTTTCTGCGACTAAAGTATATGGTCAATGTGATATGGGTGCAATAGGTTCATCTTGTTCTTCTATGAGCAGTATATCTTTATCTGATGGTAGTTGCATCGGAAAATCTTGTGCTTTATATGTGTTAGATTAGATATATACCACTGGACCAGTGCTTCTTTTTTAAGACTTCAGATTGTTCTGCTTTGTGTTCTTTCATTTCCCCATGTATTTTGTGCTACTAAAGTATATGATGAATGTGATATGGGTGCTTTTATTTGTCTGATTTTCGTTCGGTTCTAAGATTAAAGTATTAGTCTCTTACTTTCCCTATCGCCTCTGCTGTCCTGGAGTATATGTGAATGCAAGTTTGATCTCTATGATGCTTATAGTTATACCTCTGGTAACCATAGCTGTCACTCTTCTTACAGAGAAATATTAAGTGAATAATATAGCTACAGCTTCTACACCTATGTGCAACACCAAATGTTCAATTGGAATTAAAAGGAAAGACTCTAATGTAATTGAACTGCCACTGTACCTGAAACCATGTTGGACAAGTGCATATATCATGCCTCAGCCTGCTATTTGTACTGCTATTCTAACTTTTGTTACCTTTCCCCTGCTACCCTGATGCACTGATAAGCCATGCATTATAGATTTCAACATGAATGTTTCCCTATAAATTTCCTTATGATTGGTTGTCTCTATATAAATTAGATTTTTTTCCTTTGCATGTTGATGGAATTCTTCGTACTTAGTAATTCAGACATCTGTCAATCGTACATGTCAGTAATATGATTAAAATGTGGCCTTGTTGTCCATCAAGGAATCCATGGGTCAAGTTAAAAGTGGTTCCGGAGTTGTTAGCGCTCAGCAAGCCGAAGATCTTCGTCTGAAGGAGAAAAGGAGAAGAGAGCGTGAGGTGTGCTTATTAAAGTGATATTTGAGTAAGTTGGCAATGTGCATCAGATATAGTTTAGTTGACTTGTTGTCTCTTGTCGTGCAGAAAAATCTACCTAGGAAGAAACGCCGAAAATTAGAGGCACAACGGGAGATGCTGGAGGACGACAGGGCAGATGAGGAGGAAGCTCAGGTTAGTAACCATAAAAAGGCAGCGGCTACTGTAATTAAAATTTGTTTCCAATGGAGCTTACtgttatagtactccctccgtcccatgaaagttgtcttagattgtctaaatttggatgtacaaTCTAAGAAAAaattcatgggacggagggaatACTTCTTAAAAAGAAATCTAGACTGGTACTTGGGGCTGACCTCATGCATATAATAGTTTTGTAATAACTGAGCTATATTCACCTCCTAATCTTCAATGAGTTTCTGCAGGAAAGCGAAGGAGGGAAGAAAGCAAAGAATAGCCAATCTGTAGTTGATGTGGCTTATCGTAGGGCAAAATCAATGAAGGCTACGGGCAAAAAGGGTATTGTTGCTGTCAAAGGAAAGAATGAGAAAAAGGCAAAACAACCTTCTGACAAGGGGCAGACTAGGCAAGAGGAAATGCACGAACTGTTCCAGAATGATATGAGTGAATGGAAACAGGGCCGCGCCTTGAAGAAAAAGGACAGCTCTTTTGCAAAGAAATCCAAGAACTCTTTTAAGAGCAAATCAAGGTATGTAATGATGTTTTACTTGCTCCAGTTCTGTAATTCTGCATTATGGGGAGAAGACGAAAATGACATTGGCAGTGCTTTCTGGGAACCCTCATTTCTAAAACTGGGTTTTCTAATTTCTTTTTGTCAGGTACAAGCGGCGAAAGTAGAAGACCTGTCAACTTATAATGGATTGTCATAACTGGGCGTGCATTACCCCTTGTAACATTTTTGACTAATTTGCCCCGAGGAATCCCCAGGGTCCTTATGTTGTTTACTCACTGTCTCTGTCTATGAGTTCTAGAATTGTACCCATACCATGTAATTGCAATTTCTCCATTTCTGAAATCATCTTCCCATGATATCTGGACCTCATGTTTCTTCCTGTACAGAATTTTCTTTTACCACTAAGCCTTTACAGGAACATTAGCTTGTAGATCGGTTTATAGTTGTCTCACTGTCTCAGCTGAATGCTAGTAGGTTGTTGGAATGTGCAATGGGGCTAGAGTTTCCTTGCTCGGGAGGCAAAGGGCGTGGGTGGCTGGGGGCACACCTTCAATGGAATGGTTGGTTTGTTGCAGATACGCTGTGTGTGATGTCGGTCTAGGACATGCAAGAGCATCTATTGTGGTTCGGGCAGTTTTTTGACCATACCGGCCTGATTCAGAAGTAGGTTGCCAGTTTTGGAACCCAATAAAAGCTTTTTGACCATACCGGCCTGATCTAGAAGTAGGTTGCTAGTTTTAGAACTCAATAAAAGCAATGGCAACCTTGTGCTGGCCTACACACAGGGTGCTGAACAGATGCACCGGCATGTGCAACATCGGATTTTAGGGGGCCGGATCAacatgtaagggcatctccaaccgggcgacccatcccgcgcccgcgcgtccggatgggtcgaaacggacaaaaccgcggcccagcgcgcggacccatccctaaaacggatggccacggcgtccgggatgacccaaacccggcccaaatcttggacgagtttgcgtggccgcggacgcgaaaggctggtcgctcgcgtcctcccttgtccgcccctggtccgcctgtctgcctcccaaaacagaaacactccactgtactcccaaaacctagagatggccgacgaagcgactgccgccaccaccgccaccatcggagaggaggcacccgcggccgttgccgctcctgccgtggaggcggctctcgagctggcggaggccgagctccccgggccgccgacgaagaaggcgaaggccgacctcacccggagcgagaggaagatcgagagcaagaagagggccgaccgccgcagggcgctcgaccaacggaagaggaaatcgctgccgcggaggagcggcggcgggcggcggagcggcttctccaactcaagacggaggcgaagagcactcGTCCTTCAAGAGCGGCGGGCGCgggccatgctcttttacggccacaCGGCGCTCGGCCGGCACATGATCAtcccggcaccggcgcggcctcgggggagctcggcctcctccgtgacccggccccttcctccaaggtcaagctGCCCCACCAGCTGCCCcgtttgggcacgaaatgggggcgcatgggcggcacgcgtaccgagtcacgggatgggtcaccggaggtggcgaGTCCATggcggggccgtcaccttcgtccattgacctgaaccgtgcgccggcgaactccaaaggccccaagaacACGGGAGCGGCTGCGgcgtccggtgcacgcaacctgttcgacgatccgtcggccgcgcgcgcgcggtcaccgtccaccgtgcgaggcccctccgtctttcgcgcggacaatgccgacgaccctgccatatccttcgacacggcaggctccccggccacctcccattgacacacgggagggcacaactgcctgtccctgcagcataaacatcgaggaggagccgttgttcggtgagggcctcacacaagccgcagctgcacaagctcgaggtcgccgagtaagcaaacgaaccgccaactacacggagaaggaggacaaggtgctcgtcgatggatggttgaccatcgggcaagatgcgttgacgggtgccgagcagaaggggaccacattctggcgccggatctatgaatacttccatgaacatcgcaaatatggacaggagccatttgagagcgaccgcggcgaaatatcgctccaaaagaggtggggagcaattcaaacggaatgcaacaagttccgggcggcgtatgatcacgcgaggcggctcccgttagtggcatgggtgtgaaggacttggtatgattcttaacctcaacttattcatccgatgtttgcacatatgtttatcgttgttttctcgctttgctctaggtgtggcgagctttggaattctacaaagtcaacaatggagagaagacctttgccttccctcattgttggaaggaactccacggcacccccaagttccgggaggagtacgagggctacatggcg encodes:
- the LOC124658166 gene encoding DEAD-box ATP-dependent RNA helicase 28-like translates to MDPDFRFDPDGSDDEAAAAAASARRKPAQSPWEFSTYAQSVAAEHASRRTTSIDEKISQALRGRRNPSMPDGSEDDEEEDAAADDDDSDDEAVKGESGDEEDELEDSDDDEESEEGEEVDEDESGEEDGEEEEEEEAAQEDDDTPEQSGTPDPSKFFASSEGASFSANSFLELNLSRPLIRACEALGYQKPTPIQAACIPLALTGRDICGSAITGSGKTAAFSLPVLERLLFRPKRIPAIRVLILTPTRELAAQVHSMIEKLAQFTDIRCCLIVGGLPTKVQEVALRSNPDIVVATPGRIIDHLRNSLSVGLEDLAILILDEADRLLELGFSVEINELIRMCPKRRQTMLFSATMTEQIDELVKLSLNKPIRLEADPSLKRPATLTEEVVRIRRSREANQEAVLLALCLKTFKERVIIFSGTKHSAHRLKIMFGLSGMKAAELHGNLTQAQRLEALEQFKKQEADILIATDIAARGIDIVGVRTVINFACPRDVTTYLHRVGRTARAGREGYAVTFVTDDDRSLLKAIAKKAGSQLKSRIVAEKPVADCAKLIEQLEHQISNIILEEREEMALRKAEMEATKAENMIAHKDEIYSRPKRTWFATEKEKKTLAKAAKESMGQVKSGSGVVSAQQAEDLRLKEKRRREREKNLPRKKRRKLEAQREMLEDDRADEEEAQESEGGKKAKNSQSVVDVAYRRAKSMKATGKKGIVAVKGKNEKKAKQPSDKGQTRQEEMHELFQNDMSEWKQGRALKKKDSSFAKKSKNSFKSKSRYKRRK